The Nicotiana tabacum cultivar K326 chromosome 1, ASM71507v2, whole genome shotgun sequence genome segment gccatgaatcaacagggaagaccttcaatgttgaaaaattataagttaGTACATTATGTTAAAAAATGTCAAAATCATAATATAAACATAAAACATAATACTTACGTTCAAAGTAAATGCTAAATCTATTCTGTTCTTCAATTCCTCCTCTACCCAACAAGAAACATCATAAAATGTTCCTTCtgctttatttcttctttcataaaacCAATGTTGTAGCTTCACTTGAATGAAATCCATCATTCTTAGTATAGGCAGCTCCCTTGCTTCTAATAGCACTGAATTTATCGACTCAACTATAtttgttgtgagcatgtcataTCTTCGTTGTGGACTACAAGAACGTGCCCATCTTTCCGGTGGTTCTTCCATCAAGTAGTCATAAGTTTTCTTATCTACATTTGCAATATCTGACATGTATATGTCAAATTCTTTACGCTTGTATACTCTTGCAgcactttgaaaaggttttatgACCTCACTTTTCACCTTTCTTCGCTTTAGGTTCTGCTCCAAATGATAGATGCAAATCCCATGATGGCTTTCAGGATATACCTTTACAATGCCATTTGCAATAGCTTGATGCCTGTCtgataaaaaaatcaaattctcACGGCTCCCAATTGCATTGCGAAGCTGACTAAAGTACCACTCATATGAATTGTTGTTTTCAGATTCTGCTATTCCAAAGGCTAATGGGAAAATTTGGTTATTTGCATCTTTTGAAActgaaatcattaaaacaccacGATATTTTGACTTCAAAAAAGTCGCATCAATAGCAATCACTGGTCTACAATGATTCCAACCAGCTATCGATGATCCATATGCgtaaaacatataaagaaacctgAAAATACAATATAAAACAAGGTTAAAATACCCGAAGTTTAGGACagtcagtccttaacttacatttacaagttataaagttaaggacatgctgtccttaacttttatttcaaagttcaaaacttaaggactggaagtccttaacttttaattacaagttcaaaacttaaggataGGCAGTCCTCAACTTCTGGTTATAACTCAAAAGTTAACAAGGCTAAAGACAGCATGTCCTAAATTGTTTACATGTTGTTGTCGTCTATCTTTATGTTAGTATAAGTTCCCGGGTTTTTACTTGTCatcatatacaagtatgaacACAATAATTCATAATTTTCTATGGGACTTCCTCTTATTAAAGCGGAAGCATGTTGAATAGCACGCCACGCCTTGTGATATCCAATGTCTAGTCCATGCAATTTTTGCATCTCTGCCATGACAAAAGCTGGTGTAACTTCAAATCTTGGGTCCCGAAGATTATCGATAATGTAACCACTAATCAACTTTGAAGTAGCATGCCTTTGATCTGCTTTCCTAGTGTTAACAGAGCAGTCATGCTTTTTCTCAAGCTTTACTATCTTGAATAATGTTGAgtctttaattctgaaagcaCGCACACACCAACGACACCTATCATTATTGCATGTCAACGAATATCTTGTTGATCTTGATCTAACAACTTTGAATTCAAAATGTCCTTTGATTGCTACAttagaaaaacaattaattatgCTCTTCTTCTTGTCAAATACTGATCCGACTTTTATTTGATCCAAAGAAGCATTTTCTCTTAATATCatagttggggattctttttgtttcaaatttgatCTTCGTTTAGTTATTTGAGTGCAGGTTTTGTCAGCAACTACTTCGATTACCGGTGCACTCTCTAAGACTTGATTACCCAAAGCTTGTTCGTTGTCAATCTCTATAATGCTttgtccttctacttgaatagaaTCAAATATTTGATGCACCTCTTCATTTAATGGTTGAGCTTCAACCATATCTACTTCAACTATCTGTTGGCATCGCTCTTGATTGTCATGTTAAGTTTTTGTGTTGGCATGTTCATTGCTTGTTGATGCAAAAACTCTTTCCGAAATATCAACTATGAAACGACAGCTCTTGAAGAGTGAATGAGTTTTTAGAAACTCTATACATGTGTGAAGATCTAAATCTTTGGATACAAGCATTCCTTTGCTTGTTCCAaggttgatatcaaaccatatcactatttcaaacttttcactaTCCAATTCAATAAGCTCAAAAATCTGTTTAACAAAATCTTCAAATTGAATTGACTCAGGTGCTAGGAAAAGCTTTGTTTGATGATCAAGATATTTATAGTCTTCAGTCCATCTACCATTAAAAGCAACTATTATGTATATTGTTTCCATCCTACAAGTCAAGAGAATGGGAAACAAAGGACATACGTTATAAAACAATCCTTGTAGAATTAAGAACAGGTGTACTGTAAGTGCAAGACCAAgataaggactgtctgtcctaaacatttaaacatgtaattaaagttaaggactgccagtccttaacatttaaacatgtaattaaagttaaGAACTGTcagtcctttaacatttaaacatgtaattaaagttaagaactgtcagtccttaacatttaaacatggaattaaatgttaaggactgccagtccttaagttttaaacatggaattaaaagttaaggactgtcagtccttaacttttgaacaagaaattaaaagctaaggactgtcagtccttaacatttaaacatggaattaaaagttaaggactgccagtccttaacttttaaagatggaattaaaacttaaggattgctagtccttaacttttgaaccagaaattaaaagctaaggactgtctgtcctttaacatttaaacatggaattaaaagttaaggactgtcagtccttaacatttaaacatggaattaaaacttaaggattgctagtccttaacttttgaaccagaaattaaaagctaaggactgtctgtcctttaacatttaaacatggaattaaaagttaaggactgtcagtccttaacatttaaacatggaattaaaacttaaggattgctagtccttaacttttgaaccagaaattaaaagctaaggactgtctgtcctttaacatttaaacatggaattaaaattaaaagttaaggactgccagtccttaacatttaaacatggaattaaaacttaaggattgctagtccttaacttttgaaccagaaattaaaagctaaggactgcctgtcctttaacatttaaacatggaattaaaagttaaggactgctagtccttaacatttaaacaagtatttaagagttaaggactgtctgtccttaacatttgaaccagaaattaaaacatACAATTTGAAACTCAAGCTACAGGACTTTGTATacagaagaacaacaacaaagtgaaggacattttgtccttaagtttttttattcaatttgcaAAATGAGGCCAGTagaatcaaagttaaggacatagtgttcttatttttttgaattcaatTTCCAAAATGAAGACACTATGTCCGGAATACAGAATTATCATAGGAGGCGGTGTCTATAAATTTATCAAtccagaaattcaaaaaaaatcaaattcttaTCTAATATATAATCAAAACAATACAGATCTAAAAAAGTATAACTATAGCGAAATAAAAATTGATAGAAACACATGAAATTACAACTTACTGTTTATCTATGTTGTTTTTTTTGGATTAGATTGCTGAATTTTTGAAATCGGGAAGAGAAATGGTGGTTCGTCCTCAGTTGATCGCCGTTGCTGCTGTTTCTCGCTTCTTCTCTTTGTGTTACTGCTGCTTGTGTTGATAGCGTAGGTATAAGTAATaccagaagggtattttcgtccagtCAGGTATAAGCCTTTTAAAAGGAGTGGCTAAAGTCTAAATACATTGAAAATAGTGGCTTTAAAATAAAAGCCACAACTTTTAGTGGCTATTTGTGCCGTTCGCCCGCAACTAACTGCTCAAATCTCATTTAACTCCCTCTTCCCctaaataaaaatagtgaaataataataatatagaaaaaaattattgtaatgagaaagattgagaaaaataaaaagagaataaaGAGTTTAATGGGATTCTTAGCTCCCGTTTGGTCATAGAAAGATTGaatatatattttcaagtttCAAAATCTAGTGGACCAGcttttgggtgaaattttttcTTTCAATGATAAAAGCtcaatattttttcaagtaaaatacaTGTTCAAACACAAAATTAAAACtctttttttcaagtttcaaacaaatttatgtccaaacgctaatTC includes the following:
- the LOC142162908 gene encoding uncharacterized protein LOC142162908, with translation MVEAQPLNEEVHQIFDSIQVEGQSIIEIDNEQALGNQVLESAPVIEVVADKTCTQITKRRSNLKQKESPTMILRENASLDQIKVGSVFDKKKSIINCFSNVAIKGHFEFKVVRSRSTRYSLTCNNDRCRWCVRAFRIKDSTLFKIVKLEKKHDCSVNTRKADQRHATSKLISGYIIDNLRDPRFEVTPAFVMAEMQKLHGLDIGYHKAWRAIQHASALIRGSPIENYELLCSYLYMMTSKNPGTYTNIKIDDNNMFLYMFYAYGSSIAGWNHCRPVIAIDATFLKSKYRGVLMISVSKDANNQIFPLAFGIAESENNNSYEWYFSQLRNAIGSRENLIFLSDRHQAIANGIVKVYPESHHGICIYHLEQNLKRRKVKSEVIKPFQSAARVYKRKEFDIYMSDIANVDKKTYDYLMEEPPERWARSCSPQRRYDMLTTNIVESINSVLLEARELPILRMMDFIQVKLQHWFYERRNKAEGTFYDVSCWVEEELKNRIDLAFTLNESWLKTYERQIHPVGYTDSWIVPESVKSQIVKPPDFKVPPGRRQKKRHIPATEPSKITFKCGRCRRIGHNRTACIYSPALHPFSRKHREE